A window of Halobellus sp. LT62 contains these coding sequences:
- a CDS encoding archaemetzincin family Zn-dependent metalloprotease gives MLVDIVPIGDLSARVKREASAALRGVYDCDVTVQEEQSIPDGAFDRSRNQYRAEQFIELASRVGTGEKNIGITSQDLYYRRRNYVFGLAYLNGNGSVISTHRLQTSSDGGITTKPQSEVFADRVRKEVVHEIGHTLGLEHCDNSKCVMSFSPTVREVDVKEENLCGTCSQLLY, from the coding sequence GTCAAGCGCGAGGCGTCGGCCGCGCTCAGAGGGGTCTACGACTGCGACGTCACGGTCCAAGAGGAACAGTCGATCCCCGACGGCGCGTTCGACCGCAGCCGGAATCAGTACCGTGCCGAGCAGTTCATCGAACTCGCTAGTCGGGTCGGCACGGGGGAGAAAAACATCGGAATTACCTCCCAAGACCTCTACTACCGGCGGCGGAACTACGTATTCGGCCTCGCCTACCTGAACGGCAACGGCTCCGTGATTTCGACGCATCGACTCCAGACCTCCTCGGACGGCGGCATTACGACGAAGCCCCAATCGGAGGTGTTCGCCGACCGCGTGCGCAAGGAGGTCGTCCACGAAATCGGCCACACCCTCGGTCTCGAACACTGCGACAACAGCAAGTGCGTGATGTCTTTCTCTCCGACGGTCCGCGAAGTCGACGTCAAAGAGGAGAACCTCTGCGGGACGTGTAGCCAACTGTTGTACTGA
- a CDS encoding fumarylacetoacetate hydrolase family protein — translation MRIARIQTPEGPVSGRYEDGTVVADDGTYTVGRDGALTYPCTPSALYCVGRNYAETLDQMDYDRPEEPDFFIKPQSSLVGPEQPIRYPSWTEELTYAGELAAVVDERCRDVAPEDVPDVIRGYTVLNDVDALDQQGRTARKAFDTSGPLGPWIETDVTPYDLDIRTEINGEVRQDANTELMLFDPYEVVSYLSRRFTFRPGDVIAFGSPANPGTIEPGDEIEITYEGVGTLRNAVIGETV, via the coding sequence ATGCGAATCGCGCGAATCCAGACTCCAGAAGGCCCCGTCAGTGGGCGGTACGAGGACGGCACCGTCGTCGCCGACGACGGAACGTACACCGTCGGTCGCGACGGAGCGCTCACGTACCCGTGTACGCCCTCGGCGCTGTACTGCGTCGGCCGCAACTACGCGGAAACGCTCGATCAGATGGACTACGACCGCCCCGAGGAACCGGATTTCTTCATCAAGCCCCAATCCTCGCTCGTCGGCCCCGAACAGCCGATTCGGTACCCCTCGTGGACCGAGGAGCTGACGTACGCCGGAGAACTCGCGGCCGTCGTCGACGAGCGGTGTCGCGACGTCGCTCCCGAGGATGTCCCGGATGTCATCCGCGGATACACGGTCCTGAACGACGTCGACGCGCTCGACCAGCAGGGCCGAACCGCGCGGAAGGCCTTCGACACCTCCGGACCGCTCGGCCCGTGGATCGAGACGGACGTCACGCCCTACGACCTCGACATCCGAACCGAGATCAACGGCGAGGTGCGTCAAGACGCCAACACCGAGTTGATGCTGTTCGATCCCTACGAGGTGGTTTCGTACCTCTCACGGCGGTTCACGTTCCGTCCGGGCGACGTGATCGCCTTCGGCAGCCCGGCTAATCCGGGAACGATCGAACCGGGCGACGAGATCGAGATCACCTACGAGGGCGTCGGCACTCTTCGAAACGCCGTCATCGGCGAGACGGTGTAA
- a CDS encoding amidohydrolase family protein, with amino-acid sequence MKLGRFIVETHCHGQRHAVRIQDHGDESQYETLPDKMKMAVPAEESNGDDDVIVYDNSDRVLRDMDTYGVDMCVLLPSFGMTNEINKDIIDENPDKFIAAAAPVQTKKKALRGEEEWSWEAAAEELDYWLSQDGFRMTGEGIRGDPTRTEPVEWKQRKKDMRHVFDVAADHGVPVRWHTGYVSGYGGAHGLFNLFPDWSDPTLASQMKAEYPEVPIIFDHGGMQAGWREEYVDKCCQVAASFDDVYLEIGLYWADLMKKPLNDPNIGIDQLLWGTDWGASMVEHSQPNEDPPYYWEQISDRGLPAHQSDYWGPSLRQLEKFAMERDLPQEELNLILGGNAVRLFDIEVEDDRMFQHYVDV; translated from the coding sequence ATGAAGTTAGGGCGATTTATCGTCGAGACCCACTGCCACGGGCAGCGTCACGCGGTGCGAATCCAAGACCACGGTGACGAGTCCCAGTACGAGACGCTTCCGGACAAAATGAAGATGGCCGTCCCGGCCGAGGAGTCCAACGGCGACGACGACGTCATCGTGTACGACAACTCCGATCGGGTGCTGCGGGACATGGACACCTACGGCGTCGACATGTGCGTGTTGCTTCCGAGTTTCGGGATGACCAACGAGATCAACAAGGACATCATCGACGAGAACCCCGACAAGTTCATCGCGGCCGCCGCGCCCGTCCAGACGAAGAAGAAGGCGCTGCGCGGTGAGGAAGAGTGGTCTTGGGAGGCCGCCGCCGAGGAACTTGATTACTGGCTCTCCCAGGACGGCTTCCGCATGACCGGCGAGGGCATCCGCGGCGATCCCACCCGAACGGAACCGGTCGAGTGGAAGCAGCGGAAGAAGGACATGCGCCACGTCTTTGACGTCGCCGCCGACCACGGCGTCCCCGTTCGCTGGCACACCGGCTACGTGTCGGGATACGGCGGCGCGCACGGACTGTTCAATCTGTTCCCCGACTGGAGCGACCCGACGCTCGCGAGCCAGATGAAAGCCGAGTACCCCGAAGTGCCGATCATCTTCGATCACGGCGGAATGCAGGCCGGCTGGCGAGAAGAGTACGTGGACAAGTGCTGCCAAGTCGCGGCCTCCTTCGACGACGTCTACCTCGAAATCGGTCTCTACTGGGCCGACCTGATGAAGAAGCCGCTGAACGACCCCAACATCGGCATCGACCAACTGCTCTGGGGCACCGACTGGGGCGCGTCTATGGTCGAGCACAGCCAGCCGAACGAGGACCCGCCGTACTACTGGGAGCAGATCTCAGACCGCGGGCTCCCGGCGCATCAGTCCGACTACTGGGGGCCGAGCCTGCGCCAGTTGGAGAAGTTCGCGATGGAGCGAGATCTCCCGCAGGAGGAACTGAACTTAATCCTCGGCGGCAACGCCGTTCGCCTCTTCGACATCGAGGTCGAAGACGACCGGATGTTCCAACACTACGTGGACGTCTGA
- a CDS encoding ABC transporter substrate-binding protein, with protein MAMVEKLRNVTRRRALKAIGGSAAVGMSGLAGCSSGGDSDSNGGGDDGGSSDGGGGGQTTSNTENGLPDLSGEDIHFITVAQVDNIQDLWRGIASDFEDATGANMEVEFVTTGVSSLDRIVQLIQAGDPPEVSIQSFGEAMILRNRGVLAPLDDAYDQVIETLGEPTDVVQNIIEVEGNRWMLPFFHNISTFTYRSDLSDVVPDTWEKANEYAREVDALDNDVRGTYVPIMTGSPSTVRFLSWLWTNDGSITEWQDDRVQINFHEEPYRERTIELLNHLAERQQWSPAGEDSGWATTQNIIQSGQVASTWYAGIRTKNAAIRNGRDFAQDIEIVPGMPAGRGDDAAEGSAEGFVAYQGGNTEAAKAFIQYATNQEFLTDLLLELSPVQNIPSWPTIKQSDRYLEGIRSTDIYQSGWTDEQFSVYQDEAFSKLTHKTMEGGTTEPPNPYTSAYYSEPIWNLESDVLLRGEDPADVIDQRAEELQQVVDDAQA; from the coding sequence ATGGCGATGGTTGAAAAATTACGTAACGTCACGCGACGCAGGGCGCTCAAGGCAATCGGTGGCTCTGCCGCTGTGGGGATGAGCGGACTGGCAGGCTGTTCCAGTGGCGGAGACTCAGACTCGAACGGCGGCGGAGACGACGGTGGATCGTCGGACGGGGGTGGAGGAGGGCAGACGACCTCGAACACCGAGAACGGCCTCCCCGACCTGTCCGGGGAGGACATCCACTTCATCACGGTCGCCCAAGTGGACAACATTCAGGATCTCTGGCGGGGTATCGCGTCCGACTTCGAGGACGCGACCGGCGCGAATATGGAGGTCGAGTTCGTCACGACCGGTGTCAGCAGCCTCGATCGGATCGTCCAGCTCATCCAAGCCGGGGATCCGCCGGAGGTCAGCATCCAGTCGTTCGGCGAAGCGATGATCCTGCGGAACCGAGGCGTTCTCGCCCCGCTCGACGACGCGTACGACCAAGTGATCGAGACGCTCGGAGAGCCGACAGACGTCGTCCAGAACATCATCGAGGTGGAGGGGAACCGGTGGATGCTCCCGTTCTTCCACAACATCTCAACGTTCACGTACCGGAGCGACCTCTCGGACGTCGTCCCCGACACGTGGGAGAAGGCCAACGAGTACGCACGCGAAGTCGACGCGTTGGACAACGACGTGCGCGGAACGTACGTCCCGATTATGACCGGAAGCCCCTCGACGGTCCGGTTCCTCTCGTGGCTGTGGACGAACGACGGGTCGATCACGGAGTGGCAGGACGACCGAGTGCAGATCAACTTCCACGAGGAGCCCTACCGAGAGCGGACGATCGAACTCCTGAATCACTTGGCGGAGCGCCAGCAGTGGTCGCCCGCCGGCGAGGACTCGGGCTGGGCGACGACGCAGAACATCATCCAGTCGGGGCAGGTCGCCAGCACGTGGTACGCGGGTATCCGAACGAAGAACGCGGCCATCAGAAACGGCCGGGACTTCGCGCAGGACATCGAGATCGTTCCGGGGATGCCGGCGGGCCGCGGCGACGACGCCGCAGAGGGAAGCGCCGAGGGATTCGTCGCGTATCAAGGAGGCAACACGGAAGCCGCCAAGGCGTTCATTCAGTACGCGACGAACCAAGAGTTCCTCACGGACCTCCTGCTCGAACTCTCGCCGGTCCAGAACATCCCTTCCTGGCCCACGATCAAACAGAGCGACCGATACCTCGAAGGCATCCGCTCGACCGACATCTACCAGTCCGGGTGGACGGACGAACAGTTCAGCGTCTACCAAGACGAGGCGTTCTCGAAGCTCACTCATAAGACGATGGAGGGGGGGACGACGGAGCCGCCGAACCCCTACACGAGCGCGTACTACTCCGAACCGATCTGGAACCTCGAGTCCGACGTCCTCCTCCGCGGTGAAGATCCCGCTGACGTGATCGATCAGCGGGCTGAAGAGCTCCAACAGGTCGTCGACGACGCGCAGGCCTGA
- a CDS encoding carbohydrate ABC transporter permease, with product MSGSTPNTPMEFWYNLPYESRQNVYNWMLNLVLAIGLVIVLFPIYWMLATSFIPPTELFSVPNPLVPTNVTLESYTAVLDTDVLLWYRNTVIFAGGVVTLTTVAATLGGYGLARLDIPYKKTFARVILFGYMFPPILLSIPMFIFWRQIGIINSLPGVILAQTATTLPFSLWLMWQFFQTVPYSYEESSRVIGSSRFQAFYEIALPLAKPGMIAVAIFSFAIAWGAYTIPSILLTNSSNWVLTLGLYSFTQAESVLWGQIMAASTLLVLPTFFFVYYLQKYILRGFQATRI from the coding sequence ATGAGCGGAAGCACGCCGAACACGCCGATGGAGTTCTGGTACAACCTCCCGTACGAGAGTCGACAGAACGTGTACAACTGGATGTTGAACCTCGTCCTCGCGATCGGACTCGTCATCGTTCTGTTCCCGATTTACTGGATGCTCGCGACGTCGTTCATCCCTCCGACGGAGCTGTTCTCCGTACCGAACCCGCTCGTTCCGACGAACGTCACGCTCGAGTCGTACACGGCGGTTTTGGACACCGACGTTCTCCTATGGTACCGGAATACGGTCATCTTCGCGGGCGGCGTCGTCACGCTGACGACTGTCGCGGCGACGCTCGGCGGCTACGGTCTGGCCCGACTGGACATTCCGTACAAGAAAACGTTCGCGCGGGTGATCCTCTTCGGCTACATGTTCCCGCCGATCCTGCTATCGATCCCGATGTTCATCTTCTGGCGACAGATCGGGATCATCAACAGCCTCCCGGGTGTCATCCTCGCACAGACCGCCACGACGCTCCCGTTCTCGCTGTGGCTGATGTGGCAGTTCTTCCAGACAGTCCCGTACTCCTACGAGGAGTCCTCGCGGGTGATCGGTTCCTCGCGGTTCCAAGCCTTCTACGAGATCGCGCTTCCGCTGGCGAAGCCGGGGATGATCGCCGTCGCGATCTTCTCCTTCGCTATCGCGTGGGGTGCGTACACGATCCCGTCGATCCTGTTGACGAACAGCTCTAACTGGGTGCTCACGCTGGGACTGTACAGCTTCACGCAGGCGGAGTCCGTCCTCTGGGGGCAGATTATGGCGGCGTCGACGCTGTTGGTCCTGCCGACGTTCTTCTTCGTGTACTACCTCCAGAAGTACATCCTCCGCGGCTTCCAAGCGACGCGGATCTGA
- a CDS encoding ABC transporter ATP-binding protein: MTIVVNSLRKVYQAGSTEHVAVDGIDLEIGSDEFFTLVGPSGCGKSTTLRCIAGLETPTSGEILVEDEDVTHTAPNNRGLAMMFQDIALYPHMNVIDNIAYPLKVRGVDKEERYERARDVADLMQIPELLQKYPGELSGGQRQRTAIARTIVYDPRAFLMDEPLSDLDAQLKVEIRKEIQRVHDRAEKPTVYVTHDQSEALSMSDRIAVMNDGHIMGIGSPDELYEEPENTFVAGFIGNPSMNFIPGTITTESEGSVSVSMHDDSLELELTEDAPETDDVEIGIRPERVDVVSDSKAGRIRGTLELIERVGDRRLATVDTADGEIRALNLDSDDLQQGSTVSVAFDPSDVHLFDDSTGEALCHPVNYSSTVEPTNAN; encoded by the coding sequence ATGACTATTGTGGTCAACTCGTTGCGGAAAGTATACCAAGCGGGATCGACCGAGCACGTCGCTGTCGACGGGATCGACCTCGAAATCGGCTCCGACGAATTCTTCACGCTGGTCGGTCCCTCCGGGTGTGGAAAGTCGACGACGCTGCGCTGTATCGCCGGATTGGAAACGCCGACGAGCGGTGAAATTCTCGTCGAAGACGAAGACGTCACGCACACCGCCCCGAACAACCGCGGTCTCGCGATGATGTTCCAAGACATCGCGCTGTATCCGCACATGAACGTCATCGACAACATCGCGTATCCGCTGAAAGTTCGCGGTGTGGACAAAGAGGAGCGGTACGAGCGGGCCCGCGACGTCGCAGATCTGATGCAGATCCCCGAGCTTCTTCAGAAATACCCCGGCGAGCTCAGCGGCGGACAGCGACAACGGACGGCGATCGCGCGTACGATCGTTTACGACCCGCGCGCGTTCCTGATGGACGAACCCCTCAGCGACCTCGACGCGCAGCTCAAAGTCGAGATTCGAAAGGAGATCCAACGCGTCCACGACCGCGCGGAGAAACCGACCGTATACGTCACCCACGACCAGTCGGAGGCGCTGTCGATGAGCGATCGGATCGCGGTGATGAACGACGGGCACATTATGGGCATCGGCAGCCCCGACGAGCTGTACGAAGAGCCCGAGAACACCTTCGTCGCGGGATTCATCGGCAATCCGTCGATGAATTTCATTCCGGGAACCATCACGACCGAGTCGGAGGGGTCGGTCTCCGTGTCTATGCACGACGATTCGTTGGAGCTGGAGCTCACCGAGGACGCCCCCGAAACAGACGACGTCGAAATCGGTATCCGCCCCGAGCGCGTCGACGTCGTTTCCGACTCCAAGGCGGGGCGAATCCGCGGCACGCTCGAACTGATCGAACGGGTCGGTGACCGCCGACTCGCGACTGTCGACACCGCAGACGGCGAGATCAGAGCGCTCAACCTCGATTCCGATGATCTCCAGCAGGGCAGTACGGTCTCGGTCGCGTTCGATCCCTCCGACGTGCACCTCTTCGACGACAGTACCGGTGAAGCCCTCTGTCACCCGGTGAACTACTCTTCGACCGTGGAACCGACGAACGCGAACTGA
- a CDS encoding DUF362 domain-containing protein has product MDQTDVVSALSVREETILEACGDPPLPEMGVIEQVWETDSISDDDVRKRAAEAAAALPLDSVPKGGEIALGVGSRGIANLPTIVAGVVDAVSEAGYEPFVFPAMGSHGGATGEGQREMLEELGVTEEAIGCEIRSSMEVVEVGRTPERDVPVVADANAAAADGIVPINRIKPHTDFDGVVESGLSKMLVIGMGKQRGAKIAHDWAVDWSLREMIPEITEQLLAELPVVGGVAIVEDQHDDTSILEGVPPSGFLDREAELLETAYEIMPKIPFEEVDVVVFDRQGKDISGQGMDTNVIGRRPFAINEPEPERPRIKRIYVRGLTETTHGNAMGVGSADVIHEDIVAELDAPTTLINALTASTIRGVRLPPVVETDRAGLVAALSTIGVVDTDTVRVLRASDTMRLHRLVASKALVEEARSRDDLRVVTEPSPIEFEDGAFVDASAYGDAHDSRNTAHE; this is encoded by the coding sequence ATGGACCAAACCGATGTCGTCAGTGCGCTTTCCGTTCGGGAGGAGACGATCCTCGAGGCGTGCGGCGACCCGCCGCTCCCCGAGATGGGCGTGATCGAGCAGGTGTGGGAGACGGACTCGATTTCCGACGACGACGTTCGAAAGCGGGCGGCCGAAGCCGCCGCGGCGCTGCCGCTCGATTCAGTGCCGAAGGGCGGCGAAATAGCGCTCGGCGTCGGCAGCCGAGGTATTGCGAACCTCCCGACGATCGTCGCCGGCGTCGTCGACGCCGTCTCCGAGGCCGGCTACGAGCCGTTCGTCTTCCCCGCGATGGGAAGTCACGGCGGCGCGACCGGCGAGGGCCAACGCGAGATGCTCGAAGAACTCGGCGTGACCGAGGAGGCGATCGGCTGTGAGATCCGCTCCAGTATGGAGGTCGTCGAGGTCGGCCGGACGCCCGAGCGCGACGTCCCCGTCGTCGCCGACGCCAACGCGGCCGCGGCCGACGGGATCGTCCCGATCAACCGAATCAAGCCGCACACCGATTTCGACGGCGTCGTCGAGAGCGGCCTCTCGAAGATGCTCGTCATCGGGATGGGCAAGCAGCGTGGCGCGAAGATCGCCCACGACTGGGCGGTCGATTGGTCGCTTCGGGAGATGATCCCCGAGATAACGGAACAACTGCTCGCGGAGCTCCCGGTCGTCGGCGGCGTCGCCATCGTCGAGGACCAGCACGACGACACGTCGATCCTCGAGGGCGTCCCGCCGAGCGGCTTTCTGGATCGCGAGGCCGAACTGCTCGAAACGGCCTACGAGATAATGCCCAAGATCCCCTTCGAGGAGGTCGACGTCGTCGTCTTCGACCGACAGGGCAAGGACATCAGCGGGCAGGGAATGGACACGAACGTCATCGGACGGCGACCGTTCGCGATCAACGAACCGGAGCCCGAGCGCCCGCGGATCAAGCGGATCTACGTGCGCGGGCTCACCGAGACGACCCACGGCAACGCGATGGGCGTCGGCTCCGCGGACGTGATCCACGAGGACATCGTCGCCGAACTCGACGCGCCGACGACGCTGATCAACGCGCTCACTGCGAGCACGATCCGCGGCGTCCGCCTCCCGCCGGTCGTCGAGACCGACCGGGCCGGGCTGGTCGCCGCGCTCTCGACGATCGGCGTGGTCGACACCGACACCGTCCGCGTCCTGCGCGCCTCCGACACGATGCGCCTCCATCGGCTCGTCGCGTCGAAAGCCCTCGTCGAGGAGGCCCGCTCCCGCGACGATTTGCGGGTCGTCACAGAGCCCTCGCCGATCGAGTTCGAAGACGGCGCGTTCGTCGACGCGTCGGCGTACGGCGACGCGCACGATAGTCGGAACACGGCGCACGAATAG
- a CDS encoding class I adenylate-forming enzyme family protein has protein sequence MQPSPNTELPTVRELSSIAVENNPNRVAYGEGVDGREVTWAEFDEQSNRAANGFRKHVGQGDRIAFLCEGSVSHMTLWNGALKAGCVVSNLHVRESPETTRSCIDSLRPRVLVLDEDRSSFVEEHVYDQLSTDLQAVVTTGEPQTDYEQSIASLTAETSAEEPDVRVGSDDIAAVIWTSGTTGEPKGWCNTNRGLILRAMKLAHKKQTSRRTRVPNVFSPSFAAWYSTTLPTLLSNGTSYFLPEWDPERFVECIQERSITNAILVPTMWREILRLDRLDEYDLGSLRNIESAGETLDATTLENLRERICPSISQAYAATETSGTNIDVTEIEGERIESVGKPLLGIQIRVVERGGSPEDVCDPREVGEVIVKSGDSAVWAWGNSEKTEEAFENGWWYSGDLGYKDEDGYLYIEGRDDNMIISKGLKVFPTPIEERLNAHPGIVESAVVGLDDEEYGEKVTAVVNRSDPDLTDDDLDEWCLESEKLSRFERPREYFFEDERLPRTSSDKLDRMSLRTELTGN, from the coding sequence ATGCAACCATCACCGAACACGGAACTACCCACTGTCCGAGAACTGTCGAGTATCGCCGTCGAAAATAACCCGAACCGGGTCGCCTACGGCGAGGGCGTCGACGGGCGAGAGGTGACGTGGGCCGAGTTCGACGAACAGAGTAATCGGGCCGCAAACGGGTTTCGAAAGCACGTCGGCCAAGGCGATCGGATCGCCTTCCTCTGTGAAGGGAGCGTCTCGCATATGACGCTGTGGAACGGTGCGCTGAAGGCAGGTTGTGTCGTCTCGAACCTCCACGTTCGAGAGTCCCCCGAGACGACTCGCTCGTGTATCGATTCGCTCCGTCCGCGCGTCCTCGTGCTCGACGAAGACCGCTCGTCGTTCGTCGAGGAGCACGTCTACGATCAGCTCTCGACGGATCTGCAGGCCGTCGTGACGACGGGGGAGCCGCAGACCGACTACGAGCAGTCGATCGCGTCGCTGACGGCCGAGACGTCGGCGGAGGAGCCGGACGTCCGCGTCGGCTCCGACGATATCGCGGCGGTGATCTGGACCTCCGGAACGACCGGCGAGCCGAAGGGATGGTGTAACACGAACCGAGGGTTGATCCTCCGCGCGATGAAGCTCGCGCACAAGAAACAGACCTCCCGCCGGACCAGAGTCCCGAACGTGTTCTCGCCCTCGTTCGCGGCGTGGTACTCGACGACGCTGCCGACGCTGCTGTCGAACGGCACCTCGTACTTCCTCCCCGAGTGGGACCCCGAGCGGTTCGTCGAGTGCATCCAAGAGCGGTCGATCACGAACGCGATTCTCGTCCCGACGATGTGGCGCGAGATCCTCCGGCTCGACCGCCTCGACGAGTACGACCTCGGGAGCCTCAGAAACATCGAATCCGCGGGCGAGACGCTCGATGCGACGACGCTCGAAAACCTCAGGGAACGCATCTGTCCGTCGATCTCGCAGGCGTACGCGGCCACCGAAACGAGCGGGACGAACATCGACGTGACGGAAATCGAGGGCGAGCGGATCGAGAGCGTCGGGAAACCGCTCCTCGGGATCCAGATACGGGTTGTCGAGCGCGGTGGCAGCCCCGAAGACGTCTGCGATCCCCGCGAGGTCGGGGAGGTCATCGTCAAGAGCGGCGATTCGGCGGTCTGGGCGTGGGGGAACAGCGAGAAGACAGAAGAGGCCTTCGAGAACGGCTGGTGGTACTCCGGGGACCTCGGGTACAAGGACGAGGACGGATACCTCTACATCGAAGGCCGGGACGACAACATGATCATCTCGAAGGGGCTCAAGGTCTTTCCGACGCCCATCGAAGAGCGGCTCAACGCCCACCCCGGGATCGTCGAATCCGCCGTCGTCGGTCTCGACGACGAGGAGTACGGCGAGAAAGTGACCGCCGTCGTCAACCGCTCGGATCCGGACCTGACCGACGATGACCTCGACGAGTGGTGTCTGGAGAGCGAGAAACTCTCTCGATTCGAACGACCCCGAGAGTACTTCTTCGAAGACGAACGGCTGCCCCGAACGTCGAGTGACAAACTCGACCGGATGAGTCTCCGGACCGAACTGACTGGAAACTGA
- a CDS encoding carbohydrate ABC transporter permease codes for MSIRESLVSGRLYGYRRGLFESLSKRWVFVALTVVPALAVFVFVNLFPMMWAFAAAFFEVGAFQPTWEWTGLENFRLVLNDSRFWDSLRLSIVFAVGSVTLQVIAGTALALLLNRSFSFKRVVRAIALLPYIVPTAVLSFVALWMGNARYGIINQLLVQVGLIQEPLAWYGSLDLAMPSVIVTSSWKFTIFVTIIVLARLQSIPPSIYEAATVSGASKLDRFVDITLPNLKGVLFIVVLLRGVWMFNKYDIIYILTNGGPQNQTMIASIYAYRTAFSDFNLGRAAAVSTLLFMLLIGAAIVYFHYFEPSQEVRVE; via the coding sequence ATGTCCATCAGAGAATCGCTAGTGTCAGGCAGGTTATACGGGTATCGCCGTGGCCTGTTCGAATCGCTCTCGAAGCGGTGGGTCTTCGTCGCATTGACCGTCGTTCCGGCACTCGCGGTGTTCGTCTTCGTCAACCTGTTCCCGATGATGTGGGCCTTCGCGGCCGCGTTCTTCGAGGTCGGTGCGTTCCAGCCGACGTGGGAGTGGACCGGACTCGAGAACTTCAGACTCGTGTTGAACGACAGTCGGTTCTGGGACAGCCTGCGGCTGTCGATCGTCTTCGCCGTCGGATCGGTCACGCTGCAGGTGATCGCGGGGACCGCTCTCGCCCTCCTGCTCAACCGGTCGTTTAGTTTTAAACGCGTCGTCCGAGCGATCGCGCTTCTCCCCTACATCGTCCCGACGGCCGTCCTCAGCTTCGTTGCGCTGTGGATGGGTAACGCCCGGTACGGAATCATCAACCAGCTGTTGGTCCAAGTGGGACTCATTCAGGAACCTCTCGCGTGGTACGGCTCGCTCGACTTGGCGATGCCCTCAGTTATCGTCACGAGCAGTTGGAAGTTCACGATCTTCGTGACGATCATCGTTCTCGCCCGGCTCCAGAGTATCCCGCCGAGTATCTACGAAGCGGCGACGGTGTCCGGTGCCTCGAAGCTCGATCGGTTCGTCGACATCACGCTCCCGAACCTGAAGGGGGTCCTGTTTATCGTCGTCCTGTTACGCGGCGTGTGGATGTTCAACAAGTACGACATCATATACATCCTGACTAACGGCGGGCCGCAGAACCAGACGATGATCGCATCGATCTACGCCTACCGGACCGCGTTCTCCGACTTCAATCTCGGGCGGGCCGCCGCGGTTTCGACGCTCCTGTTTATGCTGTTGATCGGGGCCGCAATCGTGTACTTCCACTACTTCGAGCCGTCTCAGGAGGTGCGTGTCGAATGA
- a CDS encoding amidohydrolase family protein, with the protein MKLGRFIVETHCHAQRHAVNIQKQGDSSYGNLAKAMKLATPESEADDDEDVVIYDNSDRVLRDMDTYGVDMCVLLSGFGMTNEINKDIIDENPDKFIAAAAPAQTKRKALRGEEEWSWEAAAEELDYWLSQDGFCMTGEGIRGDPTRTEPIEWKQRKKDMRHVFDVAADHGVPVRWHTGYASGYGGNHLFNLYPDWSDPTLASQMKAEYPEVPIIFDHGGMQAGWREDYVEKCCQVAASFDDVYMEIGLYWADLMKKPLNDPNIGIDQLLWGNDWGASMVQKSQPNEDPPTFWEQIGSRGLPAHQPDYWGAGLRQLRKFAMEQDLPQEELNLILGGNAVRLFDIEVEDDRMFQHYVDI; encoded by the coding sequence ATGAAGTTAGGACGGTTTATCGTCGAGACGCACTGCCACGCCCAACGTCACGCGGTGAACATACAGAAGCAGGGAGATTCCAGCTACGGGAATCTGGCGAAAGCGATGAAGTTGGCCACGCCCGAGAGCGAGGCCGACGACGACGAGGACGTCGTCATCTACGATAACTCCGATCGGGTGCTGCGGGATATGGACACCTACGGCGTCGACATGTGCGTGCTCCTCTCGGGCTTCGGGATGACGAACGAGATCAACAAGGACATCATCGACGAGAACCCCGACAAGTTCATCGCGGCCGCCGCCCCCGCACAGACGAAGCGGAAGGCGCTGCGCGGCGAGGAGGAGTGGTCGTGGGAGGCCGCCGCCGAAGAACTCGATTACTGGCTCTCTCAGGACGGCTTCTGCATGACCGGCGAGGGCATCCGCGGCGATCCCACGAGGACCGAGCCGATCGAGTGGAAGCAGCGAAAGAAGGACATGCGCCACGTCTTCGACGTCGCCGCCGACCACGGCGTCCCCGTTCGCTGGCACACCGGCTACGCCTCCGGCTACGGCGGGAATCACCTGTTCAATCTCTATCCCGACTGGAGCGACCCGACGCTCGCGAGCCAGATGAAAGCCGAGTACCCCGAAGTGCCGATCATCTTCGATCACGGCGGAATGCAGGCCGGCTGGCGCGAGGACTACGTCGAGAAGTGCTGTCAGGTCGCCGCTTCCTTCGACGACGTGTATATGGAGATCGGTCTCTACTGGGCCGACCTGATGAAGAAGCCGCTGAACGACCCCAACATCGGCATCGACCAACTGCTCTGGGGTAACGACTGGGGGGCTTCGATGGTGCAGAAGAGCCAGCCGAACGAGGACCCGCCGACCTTCTGGGAGCAGATCGGGAGCCGAGGGCTGCCCGCACACCAGCCCGACTACTGGGGTGCCGGACTCCGACAACTTCGGAAGTTCGCGATGGAGCAGGACCTCCCGCAAGAGGAACTGAACTTAATCCTCGGCGGCAACGCCGTTCGCCTCTTCGACATCGAGGTCGAAGACGACCGGATGTTCCAGCACTACGTCGATATCTGA